The following proteins come from a genomic window of Sphaerisporangium rubeum:
- a CDS encoding TetR family transcriptional regulator: protein MPTGVAIRDVREQLFAAAERILRRDGPSALTSRAVTTEAGCAKGVLHRHFADFDAFLTELVLDRIARIEAQAAALCDVAGTGTVTGNLAGALTEVFGTVAVAVVSLITSRDELRARLRAVRPSGVPVLAEATAMIATYLTAERDLGRLTPHADIATLAPTLIGAGHLLFADRTSTPPEPGAVVKVVAGVVAGVLPE from the coding sequence GTGCCGACTGGGGTGGCCATCCGGGACGTACGCGAGCAGTTGTTCGCCGCGGCCGAGCGGATCCTGCGCAGGGACGGCCCGAGCGCGCTGACCAGCCGGGCCGTCACCACCGAGGCGGGCTGCGCCAAAGGTGTGCTGCACCGGCACTTCGCCGATTTCGACGCCTTCCTCACCGAGCTCGTGCTGGACCGCATCGCGCGGATCGAGGCGCAGGCGGCGGCCCTGTGCGACGTCGCGGGGACGGGGACCGTCACCGGCAACCTGGCCGGCGCGCTGACGGAGGTGTTCGGCACGGTCGCCGTGGCCGTCGTCAGCCTCATCACCTCGCGTGACGAACTGCGTGCGCGACTGCGTGCGGTCCGGCCGTCCGGCGTGCCGGTCCTGGCGGAGGCCACCGCCATGATCGCCACCTACCTCACCGCCGAGCGCGATCTCGGCCGCCTCACCCCGCATGCCGACATCGCCACCCTCGCCCCCACCCTCATCGGCGCCGGCCACCTGCTGTTCGCCGACCGCACGAGCACCCCGCCGGAGCCCGGGGCCGTCGTCAAGGTCGTGGCCGGGGTCGTCGCCGGCGTACTGCCGGAGTGA
- a CDS encoding dienelactone hydrolase family protein: MAEVLLFHHVLGLTSGVRGFAERLRQAGHTVHVPDLYEGRTFTSRDAGLAHVRSLGFDTIIKRGGAVAEDLPAGLVYAGFSMGVLPAQMLAQTRAGAKGALLLESCIPVSEFGGTWPEEVPVQIHGMENDPSFAGEGDIDAARELVRTAPAAELFLYPGDRHLFTDPSLPAYDEAAATLLTRRVLAFLDGVG; the protein is encoded by the coding sequence ATGGCAGAGGTGTTGCTGTTCCACCACGTGCTCGGGCTGACGTCCGGTGTGCGCGGCTTCGCCGAGCGGCTCAGGCAGGCCGGTCACACCGTGCACGTCCCCGACCTGTACGAGGGCCGGACCTTCACGTCCCGCGACGCGGGCCTGGCCCATGTCCGGAGCCTCGGGTTCGACACGATCATCAAGCGGGGCGGCGCGGTCGCGGAGGACCTGCCGGCGGGGCTGGTCTACGCGGGGTTCTCCATGGGGGTGCTGCCGGCGCAGATGCTGGCCCAGACCCGGGCCGGGGCCAAAGGCGCGCTGCTGCTCGAGTCGTGCATACCGGTCTCGGAGTTCGGCGGCACGTGGCCCGAGGAGGTGCCGGTGCAGATCCACGGCATGGAGAACGATCCGTCCTTCGCCGGTGAAGGAGACATCGACGCGGCCCGTGAGCTGGTCCGCACGGCTCCGGCCGCCGAGCTGTTCCTGTACCCGGGGGACCGTCACCTGTTCACCGATCCGAGCCTGCCCGCGTACGACGAGGCCGCCGCCACGCTGCTCACCCGCCGTGTGCTCGCCTTCCTCGACGGCGTCGGCTAG
- a CDS encoding TetR/AcrR family transcriptional regulator, with protein sequence MARAGVTAERLTLAAAELADEIGFPNVTLSALARRFGVKPAALYSHVRDARDLRSRVASLALAELADRAGAALAGRAGKDALVAFANAYRDYAREHPGRYAAAQSELGLETVDATAARRHSDMTRAILHGYGLPEPGRTDAIRMLHSTFHGYVSLEAAGGFRRHPRGADVSWSRTLDALDVALRNWPDS encoded by the coding sequence ATGGCGCGTGCGGGAGTGACCGCGGAACGGCTGACCCTGGCGGCGGCCGAGCTGGCCGACGAGATCGGCTTTCCCAACGTGACCCTGTCGGCGCTGGCGCGCAGGTTCGGGGTCAAGCCCGCCGCGCTGTACTCCCACGTCAGGGACGCGCGCGATCTCCGGAGCAGGGTGGCCTCGCTGGCGCTGGCCGAGCTCGCCGACCGGGCCGGCGCGGCGCTCGCCGGTCGTGCGGGGAAGGACGCGCTGGTGGCCTTCGCCAACGCCTACCGCGACTACGCCAGGGAGCACCCCGGCCGGTACGCGGCGGCGCAGAGCGAGCTCGGCCTGGAGACGGTGGACGCCACGGCGGCGCGGCGGCACTCGGACATGACGCGGGCCATCCTGCACGGCTACGGGCTGCCGGAGCCCGGCCGGACGGACGCGATACGCATGCTCCACTCCACGTTCCACGGGTATGTGAGCCTGGAGGCGGCGGGGGGTTTCCGCCGTCACCCGCGCGGGGCCGACGTGTCGTGGTCACGAACCCTGGACGCTCTCGACGTGGCCCTCAGGAACTGGCCGGACAGCTGA
- a CDS encoding FBP domain-containing protein produces MRPVTDKDIRASFVNCSKGEAKRLDLPRDLADRPWDDLDFLGWRDPGAPDRAYLVAERDDTLVGIALRVTSGASRNFTNRSMCSLCLTTHTSGGVALMTARRTGEPGRQGNTVGQYLCTDLACSLYTRGKRKAPGAEIVEESLTVADKVARTRSHLFSFVDKVTA; encoded by the coding sequence ATGAGACCCGTGACCGACAAAGACATCCGCGCGTCGTTCGTCAACTGCTCCAAGGGTGAGGCCAAGCGCCTCGACCTCCCGAGGGATCTGGCCGACCGTCCCTGGGACGACCTGGACTTCCTCGGCTGGCGAGATCCCGGCGCCCCCGACCGCGCCTACCTGGTCGCCGAGCGCGACGACACGCTCGTCGGGATCGCGCTGCGCGTCACCTCCGGCGCGTCACGCAACTTCACCAACCGCAGCATGTGCTCGCTCTGCCTGACCACCCACACCAGCGGCGGCGTGGCCCTGATGACCGCACGCCGCACCGGCGAGCCCGGCCGCCAGGGCAACACCGTCGGCCAGTACCTGTGCACCGACCTCGCCTGCTCCCTCTACACCCGCGGCAAGCGGAAGGCACCCGGCGCCGAGATCGTCGAGGAGTCCCTCACCGTGGCGGACAAGGTGGCCCGCACCCGCTCCCACCTGTTCTCCTTCGTGGACAAGGTGACCGCCTGA
- a CDS encoding DUF4158 domain-containing protein, translating into MPFEFLSDEQIARYGRFPEEPSAAELEQFFRLDRSAWDALASQRRKECLVSLAEVGVEEQRYSH; encoded by the coding sequence ATGCCGTTCGAATTCCTCTCCGACGAACAGATCGCCCGCTATGGCCGTTTCCCTGAAGAGCCCTCCGCCGCAGAGCTCGAGCAGTTCTTCCGGCTGGATCGCAGTGCATGGGATGCGCTGGCGTCCCAACGGCGTAAGGAATGCCTGGTGTCGCTGGCGGAGGTCGGGGTTGAGGAACAGCGGTACAGCCATTAG
- a CDS encoding TrmO family methyltransferase domain-containing protein — protein sequence MGQSGPGRALHVADLDALDGTPVLDIKPYIREFAPQDEARQAPWATNLMHQYY from the coding sequence ATAGGACAATCGGGGCCTGGGCGCGCGCTTCACGTGGCCGATCTTGACGCCCTGGATGGCACGCCGGTGCTGGACATCAAACCGTACATCCGCGAGTTCGCGCCGCAGGACGAGGCACGGCAAGCCCCCTGGGCAACCAACCTGATGCATCAGTACTACTAA
- a CDS encoding MmcQ/YjbR family DNA-binding protein → MSDIADVPPAVVGRLRVICGELPEAYEEPAWIGLRWRIRRRTFLHVYTTDVRGSAYIDMDDPAILMTFRAPPGELAALAHAGHPFFRADWGVNVVGMVLDDETDWVEVAELVTDSYRVQAPRRLAFRPKAGG, encoded by the coding sequence ATGAGTGACATCGCGGACGTTCCACCCGCCGTTGTGGGCCGGCTCCGGGTGATCTGCGGGGAGCTGCCCGAGGCGTACGAGGAGCCGGCGTGGATCGGCTTGCGGTGGCGGATTCGCCGGCGGACGTTCCTGCACGTCTACACCACCGACGTGAGGGGGTCGGCGTACATCGATATGGACGATCCGGCCATCCTGATGACCTTCCGGGCGCCGCCCGGGGAGTTGGCCGCGCTGGCGCATGCCGGCCATCCGTTCTTCCGGGCCGACTGGGGTGTGAACGTCGTGGGAATGGTGCTGGACGACGAGACGGACTGGGTCGAGGTTGCCGAGCTGGTGACGGACAGCTATCGCGTGCAGGCGCCCCGCCGCCTCGCGTTCCGGCCGAAGGCAGGGGGATGA
- a CDS encoding trypsin-like serine protease → MLPEPLIAPALPSQGAVPTGEVVTTGYGKTSNAGFPNERREVFLDVTPRWTCEGIHQFVKPITPGMNCTRKSGQTARACGTG, encoded by the coding sequence TTGCTGCCGGAGCCCCTCATCGCACCCGCACTGCCCAGCCAGGGCGCGGTGCCGACCGGCGAGGTAGTCACGACCGGTTACGGAAAGACGAGCAATGCGGGCTTCCCCAACGAACGACGCGAGGTCTTCCTCGATGTCACGCCGAGGTGGACCTGCGAAGGCATCCACCAGTTCGTGAAGCCGATCACGCCCGGAATGAACTGCACCCGCAAATCCGGCCAGACGGCTCGAGCATGCGGCACTGGGTGA
- a CDS encoding DinB family protein, whose translation MPAEYTQSDQFRGARIHLSDLSGLEIRDCDVTSLKIVDCYGGNVSLGGGFERVVVNDVDVTAYVEAELDRLHPNRVLAREATSAAEYRAAWDAIEKQWEETLDRARRLPEAKLHEQVDGEWSFVETHRHLLMASDAWIGNAVLEEDAPYHPLGLPGGGIPAEASAKLGLTLDATPTLDEVLAPRLARMATIRRVVDELTEAELDRVCGRKPADPYPDKEYVVRRCLTVVSKEEAEHHRYAVRDLTVLEAGARTE comes from the coding sequence ATGCCTGCTGAGTACACCCAAAGTGACCAGTTCCGTGGTGCCCGTATCCACCTGAGCGACCTCTCCGGCCTCGAGATTCGCGATTGCGACGTCACCAGCCTGAAGATCGTGGACTGCTATGGGGGCAACGTCTCCCTCGGTGGCGGCTTCGAGCGTGTCGTTGTCAACGACGTCGATGTGACCGCCTACGTCGAGGCCGAGCTCGACCGGCTGCATCCCAACCGGGTGCTGGCCCGTGAGGCCACGTCCGCCGCCGAATACCGGGCCGCTTGGGATGCCATCGAGAAGCAATGGGAGGAGACGCTCGACCGCGCCAGGCGCCTACCCGAGGCGAAGCTGCACGAGCAGGTCGACGGCGAGTGGTCGTTCGTCGAGACGCATCGGCATCTGCTGATGGCCAGCGATGCCTGGATCGGCAACGCCGTGCTCGAGGAGGACGCGCCGTACCACCCGTTGGGCCTTCCTGGCGGCGGGATACCGGCCGAAGCATCGGCGAAGCTCGGGCTCACCCTCGATGCCACCCCGACGCTCGACGAGGTACTCGCGCCGCGGCTCGCCCGCATGGCCACAATACGCCGGGTCGTCGACGAGCTCACCGAGGCCGAGCTCGACCGGGTATGTGGTCGCAAGCCGGCCGACCCCTACCCGGACAAGGAGTACGTCGTGCGCCGCTGCCTCACAGTGGTGTCCAAGGAAGAAGCCGAGCATCACCGGTATGCGGTCCGCGACCTCACCGTGCTCGAGGCCGGTGCCCGAACCGAGTGA
- a CDS encoding IS5 family transposase (programmed frameshift), with translation MKPWEVSDELWAVIEPLLPQRQRRFRHPGRKRLDDRLALQGILFVLHTGIAWEHLPQELGFGSGMTCWRRLAEWNASGVWQRLHEVLLDRLRAADALDLSRAAVDSSQIRALKGGRKTGPSPVDRGRAGSKHHLITDAGGVPLAVILTGANRNDVTQLRPLLDAIPKVRGKRGRPRQRPDAVLADRGYDHDKYRRLVRELQIRPLIARRGTEHGSGLGKQRWVVEQTFALLHAFRRLRIRWEIRADIHEAFLKLACALICWRRLASLR, from the exons CTGAAGCCGTGGGAGGTCAGCGACGAGTTGTGGGCGGTGATCGAGCCGCTGTTGCCTCAGCGTCAGCGCCGGTTCCGGCATCCGGGGCGTAAGCGGCTGGATGATCGGCTGGCGTTGCAGGGCATCTTGTTCGTGCTGCACACCGGGATCGCCTGGGAACACCTGCCTCAGGAACTGGGCTTCGGCTCGGGCATGACCTGCTGGCGGCGCCTGGCCGAGTGGAACGCCTCCGGCGTCTGGCAGCGGCTGCACGAAGTGCTGCTCGATCGGCTGCGCGCCGCTGACGCGCTCGACCTCTCCCGCGCCGCGGTGGATTCCTCGCAGATCAGGGCGTTAAAAGGGGGCCGCA AGACCGGCCCGTCCCCGGTCGACCGAGGGCGAGCCGGCAGCAAGCACCATCTGATCACCGATGCAGGCGGCGTCCCGCTGGCCGTCATCTTGACCGGCGCCAACCGCAATGATGTCACCCAGCTTCGCCCGCTGCTGGACGCCATCCCCAAAGTCCGTGGCAAGCGCGGGCGCCCCCGGCAACGCCCCGATGCGGTACTCGCCGACCGCGGCTACGACCACGACAAGTACCGCCGCCTGGTCCGCGAGCTGCAGATCCGCCCGCTGATCGCCCGACGCGGCACCGAGCATGGCTCCGGCCTGGGCAAACAACGGTGGGTCGTCGAGCAGACCTTCGCCCTGCTGCACGCCTTCCGGCGCTTGCGCATCCGCTGGGAGATCCGCGCCGACATCCACGAAGCCTTCCTCAAGCTCGCCTGCGCACTCATCTGCTGGCGACGCCTCGCCTCATTGCGTTAG
- a CDS encoding Tn3 family transposase, whose amino-acid sequence MEGAQPGADINASESVAAQKVDVLVRDRLILNAIVLWNSCYLDAGEQLRTHPPKDREVLDEDVARLSPLGYKHINTLGRYNFIASQPGESLRPLRDPSQHEEDEG is encoded by the coding sequence ATGGAAGGGGCGCAGCCCGGAGCCGACATCAACGCGAGTGAAAGCGTAGCGGCCCAGAAAGTTGATGTGCTCGTACGGGATCGCCTGATTCTGAACGCGATTGTCCTGTGGAACAGCTGCTACCTGGACGCCGGGGAACAGCTGCGTACCCATCCGCCCAAGGACCGAGAAGTTCTCGACGAGGACGTGGCCCGGCTCTCACCCCTCGGCTATAAGCACATCAACACGCTGGGCCGCTACAACTTCATCGCCTCCCAGCCCGGCGAAAGCCTTCGCCCGCTACGAGACCCCTCCCAGCACGAAGAAGACGAGGGCTGA
- a CDS encoding site-specific integrase, which translates to MSAAPKVAALRGGGVTLAAAADAFLATARTANPHTHRAYASAIDRVIVLLGRDRPLAELWGRCAPATWNRNRAAITSWLLRCQTKKHWAAPSLPADAERRKEAADETRAVAKTTIHRLLSRRDIPLREKTLWRMRYETAARAAEIPALDVEDLDLEHRPPVRSKGGTIEWVYWDSGTAHLLPRLLRLPDGRTRTPGPLFLSMRRPVPARRPAASDICPHTGRARLGHDRTRVLLGK; encoded by the coding sequence ATGAGCGCGGCGCCGAAGGTCGCCGCGCTGCGCGGTGGAGGCGTCACGCTCGCCGCGGCCGCCGACGCCTTCCTCGCCACAGCGCGTACTGCGAACCCCCACACCCACCGCGCCTACGCCTCCGCGATCGATCGCGTCATCGTGCTGCTCGGCCGGGACCGGCCGCTCGCCGAGCTGTGGGGCCGATGCGCACCGGCGACCTGGAACCGCAACCGCGCCGCCATCACCTCCTGGCTGCTCCGGTGCCAGACCAAGAAGCACTGGGCCGCGCCATCGCTCCCGGCCGACGCCGAACGCCGCAAGGAAGCCGCCGACGAGACCCGCGCCGTGGCCAAGACCACCATCCACCGGCTGCTGTCGCGCCGCGACATCCCGCTGCGCGAGAAGACCTTGTGGCGGATGCGCTACGAGACCGCAGCCCGGGCCGCCGAGATCCCGGCGCTCGACGTCGAGGACTTGGACCTGGAGCATCGGCCACCTGTCCGGTCCAAAGGCGGCACGATCGAGTGGGTGTACTGGGACAGCGGGACCGCCCACCTGCTGCCCCGCCTGCTCCGGCTGCCCGACGGCCGCACCCGCACCCCCGGCCCGCTGTTCCTGTCGATGCGCCGCCCCGTCCCGGCCCGCCGCCCGGCCGCCAGCGACATCTGCCCGCACACCGGCCGCGCCCGTCTCGGCCACGACCGCACCCGCGTACTGCTCGGGAAATAG
- the rox gene encoding rifampin monooxygenase, with protein MSSQQFTPERPSDDTATSDVLRSPADGTAPRDVLLSPDSGTARAHPTFDVIIAGCGPTGAMLAAELRLHDVRVLVLEKETEPASSVRVVGLHIRSLELLAMRGLLDRVLPQGRRRPAGGFFAAIPAPVPQGLDSAYAFLLGIQQPVIVRLLEEHATGLGARVLRGRAVTGVEQDGDGVTVELAGGERLRSRYLVGCDGSRSTVRKLLGVGFPGEPARTDTLMGEMEVGVPQEEIIAKVAEIQETQHRFWLRPFGNGLYSVVVPGAEVGDRTRPPTLDEFRRQLRAVAGTDFGVHSPRWLSRFGDATRLADRYRTGRVLLAGDAAHIHPPIGGQGLNLGLQDAFNLGWKLAAQVRGWAPGTLLDTYHAERHPVAADVLDNTRAQMELASPEPGPRAVRRLLTELMAFDEVNRHLTEKITATGVRYHFGDGPDLLGRRLTDIDVKQGNLYGLLHHGRGLLLDRTGYLTTGGWSDRVDHLADPTADLDVPCVLLRPDGHVAWIGDDQQDLNDHLSRWFGEPTG; from the coding sequence ATGAGCTCTCAGCAGTTCACCCCCGAGCGGCCGTCCGACGACACGGCCACAAGCGACGTCCTCCGGTCGCCTGCCGACGGCACAGCCCCCCGCGACGTCCTCCTGTCGCCGGACTCCGGCACCGCTCGCGCGCACCCCACGTTCGATGTGATCATCGCCGGTTGCGGGCCGACCGGTGCCATGCTCGCCGCCGAGCTGCGGCTGCACGACGTGCGGGTACTCGTACTCGAGAAGGAGACCGAGCCCGCGTCGTCCGTCCGCGTCGTCGGTCTGCACATCCGCAGTCTCGAACTGCTCGCGATGCGCGGCCTGCTGGACCGCGTCCTCCCGCAGGGACGGCGACGTCCGGCCGGCGGTTTCTTCGCCGCTATCCCCGCACCCGTACCCCAGGGCCTGGACTCCGCGTACGCCTTCCTGCTCGGCATCCAGCAGCCGGTCATCGTCCGGCTGCTCGAAGAACACGCGACCGGCCTCGGGGCCCGCGTCCTGCGCGGTCGGGCCGTGACCGGTGTCGAGCAGGACGGCGACGGGGTGACCGTCGAACTGGCCGGCGGGGAACGGCTGCGTTCGCGCTATCTCGTCGGCTGCGACGGCAGCCGCAGCACGGTGCGCAAACTCCTCGGCGTCGGCTTCCCCGGAGAACCCGCGCGGACCGACACGCTGATGGGTGAGATGGAGGTGGGGGTGCCGCAGGAGGAGATCATCGCCAAGGTGGCCGAGATCCAGGAGACCCAGCACCGCTTCTGGCTCCGGCCCTTCGGCAACGGCCTGTACAGCGTCGTGGTCCCCGGCGCGGAGGTCGGCGACCGCACGCGACCGCCGACGCTCGACGAGTTCCGGCGACAGCTGCGCGCCGTCGCCGGAACCGATTTCGGCGTGCATTCCCCGCGCTGGCTGTCCCGCTTCGGCGACGCCACCCGGCTGGCCGACCGGTATCGGACCGGACGAGTGCTGCTGGCCGGCGACGCGGCGCACATCCATCCCCCCATCGGCGGACAAGGCCTCAACCTCGGTCTCCAGGACGCCTTCAACCTCGGCTGGAAACTGGCCGCACAGGTCCGCGGCTGGGCCCCGGGAACCCTGCTGGACACCTACCACGCCGAACGCCACCCGGTCGCCGCGGACGTCCTGGACAACACCCGCGCGCAGATGGAACTGGCGTCCCCCGAACCGGGCCCGCGCGCCGTACGAAGGCTGCTCACCGAACTGATGGCCTTCGACGAGGTGAACCGCCACCTGACCGAGAAGATCACCGCGACCGGCGTCCGCTACCACTTCGGCGACGGCCCCGACCTGCTCGGCCGCCGCCTGACCGACATCGACGTGAAACAGGGCAACCTCTACGGCCTGCTGCACCACGGCCGTGGCCTGCTGCTGGACCGCACCGGTTACCTCACCACCGGAGGCTGGTCCGACCGGGTCGATCACCTCGCCGACCCCACCGCGGACCTGGACGTCCCGTGCGTCCTGCTACGTCCCGACGGCCACGTCGCCTGGATCGGCGACGATCAGCAGGACCTGAACGACCACCTGTCCCGCTGGTTCGGCGAGCCCACCGGCTGA
- a CDS encoding GNAT family N-acetyltransferase, with the protein MSDISVRLAHPADRPVVERLWLMFRHDMSEFQGVLPGPDGAFRSDRLDAAFTDPAWAPYLVTSGERPAGLAFVRGLTGPVRVLNSFFVARGARRRGIGLRAALDVITRHPGPWEVAFQDDNLAAVRFWRRVAAEAAVHEWHEERRPVPGRADLPPDVWISFTVAVQGTRPRF; encoded by the coding sequence ATGTCCGACATATCCGTACGCCTCGCGCACCCCGCCGACCGCCCCGTCGTCGAGCGCCTCTGGCTGATGTTCCGTCATGACATGTCGGAGTTCCAAGGCGTTCTCCCCGGCCCGGACGGCGCCTTCAGAAGCGACCGGCTCGACGCGGCGTTCACCGACCCCGCCTGGGCCCCGTACCTGGTGACGAGCGGGGAACGGCCCGCGGGCCTCGCCTTCGTCCGCGGCCTGACCGGACCGGTCCGCGTCCTCAACAGCTTCTTCGTGGCACGCGGCGCGCGACGAAGGGGCATCGGCCTGCGCGCGGCCCTCGACGTCATCACCCGCCACCCGGGCCCGTGGGAGGTCGCCTTCCAGGACGACAACCTCGCGGCGGTGCGGTTCTGGCGCCGCGTGGCGGCCGAGGCCGCCGTTCACGAGTGGCATGAGGAACGCAGGCCCGTCCCCGGACGTGCCGACCTGCCGCCGGACGTCTGGATCTCGTTCACCGTCGCCGTTCAGGGGACACGGCCACGGTTCTGA
- a CDS encoding PLP-dependent aminotransferase family protein translates to MSRAKSQPDNRSITSGSDFLQLDIADAPAGGRSGWLAERLRHAIADGRLPVGSRLPASRVLAAELRVSRGVVTEAYQRLTEDGHVAGRGRGGTVVVAAPPTAPGPPPPPRQAAPAAVFGAEPDAGVFDALRAARARIDLSPGVPDLAAFPRTAWLRAERTVLASLSASDLGYGDPRGAPALRRAVAVWLARTRGFRADPDEVLIVAGVAQALGLLARALRVDGVTEIAVEDPGSLGARQHLWHSGFTTPPVPVDGHGVVVEELRACGAPVVLLTPAHQFPTGVVLGGERRRELMRWAGAGGLVVEDDYDAEHRYDRPPVPALRAVLPEEVCYTGSVSKLLAPALRVGWVVAPSRYRDALIEAKRFADLGNAVLPQLVLAELMESGQLERQLRFLRRRHHRRRDAMIAAIRTHLPDATVHGAAAGLHLMITFTGGPPDTDLAAAALSRGVKTQPLSWHRTTPGPPGLVLGYAASTPTDIAAGVATLAAARRAMTTRAASTPPPGPPSSPGPPRHDHPRAAYRAVPRSPSGGSCGRGGAAPSVMSP, encoded by the coding sequence GTGAGCAGGGCCAAATCACAGCCAGACAACCGGTCCATAACCTCCGGCTCCGATTTCTTGCAGCTCGACATCGCCGACGCACCCGCCGGCGGCCGTTCCGGCTGGCTGGCCGAGCGGCTGCGGCACGCCATCGCCGACGGCCGCCTGCCGGTCGGCAGCAGGCTCCCGGCCTCCCGGGTGCTCGCCGCGGAGCTGCGGGTGTCGCGGGGAGTGGTCACCGAGGCCTACCAGCGGCTCACCGAGGACGGCCACGTCGCCGGCCGCGGCCGCGGCGGTACCGTCGTGGTCGCCGCGCCGCCGACCGCACCCGGCCCCCCGCCGCCTCCCAGGCAGGCGGCCCCGGCCGCGGTGTTCGGCGCCGAGCCGGACGCCGGGGTGTTCGACGCGCTGCGCGCGGCCCGCGCCAGGATCGACCTGTCACCCGGCGTGCCGGATCTCGCGGCCTTCCCCCGCACCGCCTGGCTGCGTGCCGAGCGCACGGTGCTGGCGTCGCTGTCGGCGTCCGACCTCGGCTACGGCGACCCGCGCGGCGCGCCTGCGCTGCGGCGGGCCGTGGCGGTGTGGCTGGCCCGCACCCGGGGTTTCCGCGCCGACCCCGATGAGGTGCTGATCGTCGCCGGGGTGGCGCAGGCACTCGGCCTGCTCGCGCGCGCGCTGCGCGTGGACGGCGTCACCGAGATCGCCGTGGAGGACCCCGGGTCGCTCGGTGCGCGCCAGCACCTGTGGCACTCGGGGTTCACCACCCCGCCGGTCCCCGTGGACGGCCACGGTGTGGTGGTGGAGGAACTGCGCGCGTGCGGCGCGCCGGTCGTGCTGCTCACCCCGGCACACCAGTTCCCCACCGGCGTGGTGCTCGGCGGGGAACGGCGCCGCGAACTGATGCGGTGGGCCGGCGCCGGCGGGCTGGTGGTGGAGGACGACTACGACGCCGAGCACCGCTACGACCGGCCACCGGTGCCGGCGCTGCGCGCCGTGCTGCCTGAGGAGGTCTGCTACACCGGCAGCGTGTCCAAGCTGCTGGCCCCGGCGCTGCGGGTCGGCTGGGTGGTCGCGCCGTCCCGGTACCGGGACGCGCTGATCGAGGCCAAGCGGTTCGCCGACCTCGGCAACGCGGTGCTCCCGCAACTCGTGCTCGCCGAACTGATGGAGTCCGGTCAGCTGGAACGCCAGCTCCGCTTCCTGCGCCGGCGCCACCACCGCCGCCGCGACGCCATGATCGCCGCCATCCGCACCCACCTGCCGGACGCCACCGTGCACGGCGCGGCCGCCGGACTCCACCTGATGATCACCTTCACCGGCGGCCCCCCGGACACCGACCTCGCCGCCGCCGCACTGTCGCGCGGCGTCAAGACCCAGCCCCTGTCCTGGCACCGCACCACCCCCGGCCCTCCCGGCCTGGTGCTCGGCTACGCCGCCAGCACCCCCACCGACATCGCCGCCGGCGTCGCCACCCTCGCCGCGGCCCGCCGCGCCATGACCACCCGCGCCGCCTCCACACCGCCGCCGGGGCCGCCATCCTCGCCCGGCCCGCCGCGCCATGACCACCCGCGCGCGGCCTACCGCGCCGTCCCCCGCTCGCCGTCCGGCGGCTCCTGCGGACGAGGCGGCGCCGCCCCGAGCGTGATGTCCCCGTGA
- a CDS encoding B3/B4 domain-containing protein, producing the protein MIYIQHAADLWSAHPGLVAGVVAATGITPDGDTGAAVEEFTSLALARLATGQEAAFPEIQAWRRAFTRMGLRPTQYRCASEALLRRLRKDGELPRIHPLIDLCNAISTAFAIPVAALDVTRVSKGLDVRHAHGDETYHTLSGETEHPVPGEVIFADAAGHAHARRWTNRQSGHSAVRDTTASVLIVAEAMHESAAEDVPRLIGALTSRLSEVFGGTPSTALLTATAPRAEFPV; encoded by the coding sequence TTGATCTACATCCAGCACGCGGCGGACCTCTGGTCCGCTCATCCCGGCCTGGTCGCCGGCGTGGTGGCCGCCACCGGCATCACGCCGGACGGCGACACCGGCGCCGCCGTGGAGGAGTTCACCTCGCTCGCGCTGGCCAGGCTGGCGACCGGCCAGGAGGCCGCCTTCCCCGAGATCCAGGCATGGCGCCGCGCCTTCACCCGCATGGGGCTCAGACCCACCCAGTACCGCTGCGCGTCGGAGGCGCTGCTGCGGCGCCTGCGCAAGGACGGCGAGCTGCCGAGGATCCACCCGCTGATCGACCTGTGCAACGCGATCTCCACGGCCTTCGCGATCCCCGTGGCCGCGCTGGACGTCACCCGCGTCTCCAAGGGCCTCGACGTGCGGCACGCGCACGGCGACGAGACCTACCACACCCTGTCCGGCGAGACCGAGCACCCCGTCCCCGGCGAGGTGATCTTCGCCGACGCCGCGGGCCACGCGCACGCGCGCCGCTGGACCAACCGCCAGAGCGGCCACTCGGCGGTCAGGGACACCACCGCCTCGGTGCTCATCGTGGCGGAGGCGATGCACGAGTCGGCCGCCGAGGACGTGCCGAGGCTGATCGGCGCGCTCACGTCCCGGCTGAGCGAGGTGTTCGGCGGCACGCCGTCCACGGCGCTGCTCACCGCCACCGCGCCGCGCGCGGAGTTCCCCGTGTGA